In Achromobacter spanius, the following proteins share a genomic window:
- the dnaA gene encoding chromosomal replication initiator protein DnaA: MKEFWQTCVSRLEQELPPQQISAWIRPLVPLAYDETQAVLRVAAPNRFKLDWVRKNFSHQIEALAAEWFKRPVQVLFELPSHGAAPRMPVAPVRAPQPDQSHLSAAQPSGGAPPMQAPAPAAPPQPATTVAAQAVNADAANIVYERSRLNTDLTFENFVTGKANQLARAAALQVAENPGTSYNPLFLYGGVGLGKTHLIHAIGNAMVAAGTGVRVRYVHADQYVSDVVKAYQRKAFDDFKRYYHSLDLLLIDDIQFFSGKNRTQEEFFYAFEAMVAQRKQIIITSDTYPKELSGIDSRLISRFDSGLTVAIEPPELEMRVAILLRKAESEGVPMPEEVAFFIAKHLRSNVRELEGALRKVLAYARFHGRDVLTVDVCKEALKDLLSVSNGQITVENIQKTVADFYKIKVADMYSKRRPANIALPRQVAMYLAKELTQKSLPEIGDLFGGRDHTTVLHAVRKISDARAKQAELNHTLHVLEQTLKG, encoded by the coding sequence ATGAAAGAATTCTGGCAGACCTGCGTCAGTCGTCTTGAGCAGGAACTCCCCCCCCAACAAATCAGCGCGTGGATACGACCGCTGGTCCCGCTTGCGTACGACGAAACGCAGGCGGTGCTGCGCGTTGCCGCGCCCAACCGCTTCAAGCTGGATTGGGTGCGTAAGAACTTTTCCCACCAGATCGAAGCGTTGGCCGCGGAGTGGTTCAAGCGACCGGTACAGGTCTTGTTCGAGTTGCCCTCGCACGGAGCCGCCCCGCGTATGCCGGTCGCGCCCGTGCGTGCGCCGCAGCCCGATCAATCGCACCTGTCCGCTGCACAGCCCTCAGGCGGCGCGCCGCCCATGCAGGCCCCGGCTCCGGCCGCCCCACCCCAGCCCGCCACGACGGTCGCGGCGCAGGCGGTGAACGCGGATGCCGCCAACATCGTGTACGAGCGTTCGCGCCTGAACACGGACCTTACCTTCGAGAATTTCGTGACGGGTAAGGCCAACCAGTTGGCGCGCGCCGCGGCATTGCAAGTGGCCGAGAACCCTGGCACGTCCTACAACCCGCTGTTCCTGTATGGCGGCGTGGGCCTGGGCAAAACGCACTTGATCCACGCCATCGGCAACGCCATGGTCGCGGCCGGTACGGGCGTGCGGGTGCGCTACGTGCATGCCGACCAATACGTGTCCGACGTCGTGAAGGCGTACCAGCGCAAGGCGTTCGATGACTTCAAGCGCTACTACCATTCGCTGGACTTGCTGCTGATCGATGACATCCAGTTCTTCTCGGGCAAGAACCGCACGCAGGAAGAGTTCTTCTATGCGTTCGAAGCGATGGTGGCCCAGCGCAAGCAGATCATCATCACCAGCGATACGTATCCGAAGGAACTGTCCGGCATCGACAGCCGCCTGATTTCGCGCTTTGACTCCGGCCTGACGGTGGCTATCGAGCCGCCGGAGCTGGAAATGCGCGTGGCGATTTTGCTGCGCAAGGCGGAATCCGAAGGCGTGCCCATGCCTGAGGAAGTGGCCTTCTTCATTGCCAAGCATCTGCGCAGCAACGTGCGCGAACTGGAAGGCGCGCTGCGCAAGGTCCTGGCCTACGCCCGCTTCCATGGTCGCGACGTGCTGACGGTGGACGTCTGCAAGGAAGCCCTGAAGGACTTGCTGTCCGTGTCCAACGGCCAGATCACGGTGGAAAACATCCAGAAGACGGTGGCGGATTTCTACAAGATCAAGGTCGCGGACATGTACTCGAAACGCCGGCCCGCCAATATCGCCTTGCCGCGTCAGGTCGCGATGTACCTGGCTAAAGAGCTGACGCAGAAAAGCCTGCCGGAAATCGGTGATCTGTTCGGGGGGCGCGATCACACCACCGTACTGCATGCCGTACGCAAGATTTCCGACGCCCGCGCAAAACAAGCGGAGCTCAACCATACCCTGCACGTGTTGGAACAAACTCTAAAAGGATGA
- the dnaN gene encoding DNA polymerase III subunit beta — translation MQLVQTTRDALLKPLSTVAGIVERRHTLPILANILMRKEGNKVAFIATDLEVQITTHADFGVGQDNESTTVAARKLLDILKALPDTGDVRLALASNKLSVQSAKSRFALQTLAASEFPTVAQPEQWDVSLTMPQRTLRHLFNMVHFAMAQQDIRYYLNGMLLVFEPGRVRAVATDGHRLAHCSTEADGIAERHEVIVPRKTVLEMQRLLEDSDEVVSIDVAPGQIRFRFGDVELVSKLVEGKFPDFTRVIPTNYTRHFMVGREALQGSLQRAAILTTDKFKGVRLQLAHNQMKISSSNAEQEEAQEEIDIDYGHEALDVGFNVGYLLDVLANVKVDNIQWSVMPDANASALITLPEDDQFKYVVMPMRI, via the coding sequence ATGCAACTCGTACAAACCACACGCGATGCATTGCTGAAACCGCTGTCGACTGTGGCGGGCATCGTCGAAAGACGCCATACCCTGCCCATTCTTGCGAACATCCTGATGCGCAAGGAAGGCAACAAGGTTGCCTTCATTGCGACCGACCTGGAAGTACAGATCACCACTCATGCCGATTTCGGCGTGGGCCAGGACAACGAGTCCACCACGGTTGCCGCGCGCAAGCTGCTCGACATCCTGAAAGCGCTGCCGGACACCGGCGACGTGCGCCTGGCGCTGGCCAGCAACAAGCTGTCGGTGCAGTCGGCCAAGAGCCGCTTCGCGTTGCAGACGCTGGCCGCCAGCGAGTTCCCCACCGTTGCTCAGCCCGAGCAGTGGGACGTCTCGCTGACCATGCCGCAACGCACGCTGCGCCACCTGTTCAACATGGTGCACTTCGCCATGGCGCAACAAGACATCCGTTACTACCTGAACGGCATGCTGCTGGTGTTTGAACCGGGTCGTGTGCGCGCCGTCGCCACCGATGGTCACCGCCTGGCGCACTGCTCGACCGAAGCCGACGGCATCGCCGAACGCCACGAAGTGATCGTGCCGCGCAAGACCGTGCTGGAAATGCAGCGCCTGCTGGAAGACTCCGACGAGGTGGTCTCCATTGATGTGGCGCCGGGCCAGATCCGTTTCCGCTTCGGCGATGTCGAACTGGTGTCCAAGCTGGTCGAAGGCAAGTTCCCCGATTTCACGCGTGTGATTCCCACGAACTACACGCGCCACTTCATGGTAGGCCGCGAAGCGCTTCAAGGCAGCTTGCAGCGTGCCGCCATTTTGACGACCGACAAGTTCAAGGGCGTGCGCCTGCAATTGGCGCACAACCAGATGAAGATCTCGTCTTCCAACGCCGAGCAGGAAGAGGCGCAGGAAGAAATCGACATCGACTACGGCCATGAGGCCCTGGACGTGGGCTTTAACGTGGGCTATTTGCTTGATGTGCTGGCCAACGTGAAAGTCGACAACATCCAGTGGTCGGTCATGCCCGATGCCAACGCATCGGCGCTCATCACCCTGCCCGAAGACGACCAGTTCAAATACGTCGTCATGCCCATGCGGATCTGA
- the yidD gene encoding membrane protein insertion efficiency factor YidD, which translates to MFKALLILPIRFYRFFLSPWIGRQCRFTPTCSAYAIEAIERHGAWRGFWLAVRRIGRCHPWSPGGWDPVPPSKGTNGPSCCSHSHRIEHD; encoded by the coding sequence ATTTTCAAAGCACTGCTTATTCTTCCGATCCGCTTCTACAGGTTTTTCCTGAGTCCCTGGATCGGCAGGCAGTGCCGCTTTACCCCCACATGCTCGGCGTACGCGATTGAAGCAATCGAACGTCACGGCGCCTGGCGCGGCTTCTGGTTGGCGGTCCGGCGAATTGGCCGTTGCCACCCGTGGTCGCCGGGCGGCTGGGATCCGGTTCCGCCGTCCAAGGGAACCAATGGCCCCTCGTGCTGTTCCCACAGCCACCGCATCGAGCACGATTGA
- a CDS encoding WG repeat-containing protein has protein sequence MGNRAWLSLQTDRDGRTVSSEEIAAANGNLPTLWQVLLADGSLRDADASQRVFGDAGTVALAAPAQAAHDRLRQVAAFLRTHAASGDAPHCVQWDAAVAYLAERMDARGARDAAGERDDAAGLWISANLDELAWLHGDGAQAYLAHARALCTDRWNALQDSMREDDIAAALRLLDVQGADDESGWAWRVGLGGLAHPYFFPQEPARRVRYEDFDEDEDQDENADDGCEDRADDEEDADVDNDAPNGTPTSKRRDTHLGDGLHRFVVDNLCGVRAGRGENSRVLVPPQFDSIWRFEDGVAAVLKDDKLGLIDTSGRQLMPCELDEVWSYSQGLAMARVGDQFGFVDRSGAWAIPPTFESAGDFSPGGLAPAYEAGCWGLIDRRGAWASAPVWDDINWDDALHAYVTQRGDGCGLIDAQGRLVLDALYAALGPVESESDPAGLWISGQMRIRVLTEDDQRGVVDAQGGIVVPVAFTDLADIIWLPASNPVDITPPPAGQTGRYLRVLRCVDHGEWDEWFQGAYDLVERREALPCTQHLVFGLMWKDTYGWLCAVAPEQAGDHSPDGLHIGIAHADGAWLHEPVYAWIGVPESLRTGDGVHGCPTAIAQCWSQGQAVPAMHVDGAMRYLHADGRVQTEPL, from the coding sequence ATGGGTAATCGCGCGTGGTTGTCGTTGCAGACGGACCGGGATGGCCGCACGGTGTCCTCAGAAGAAATCGCCGCCGCCAACGGCAATTTGCCCACGTTATGGCAGGTGTTGCTGGCCGACGGCAGCTTGCGGGACGCCGATGCGTCGCAGCGCGTGTTTGGGGATGCGGGTACGGTGGCGCTGGCCGCCCCCGCGCAAGCCGCGCATGATCGCCTGCGCCAAGTGGCGGCATTCTTGCGTACGCATGCGGCAAGCGGAGACGCGCCGCATTGCGTGCAGTGGGATGCGGCGGTGGCTTACCTGGCCGAACGGATGGATGCGCGGGGGGCGCGGGACGCGGCGGGCGAGCGGGACGATGCCGCCGGCTTGTGGATAAGCGCCAATCTTGATGAGCTGGCGTGGCTGCATGGGGATGGCGCGCAGGCGTATCTTGCCCACGCGCGCGCGCTGTGCACGGATCGCTGGAACGCTTTGCAGGACAGCATGCGCGAGGACGACATCGCGGCTGCGTTGCGCTTGCTGGACGTGCAAGGCGCTGACGATGAATCCGGTTGGGCGTGGCGGGTCGGGCTGGGCGGCCTGGCGCATCCGTATTTCTTTCCGCAAGAACCCGCCCGGCGGGTGCGCTATGAAGACTTCGACGAGGACGAAGACCAAGACGAAAATGCGGACGACGGCTGCGAAGACCGTGCCGATGACGAAGAAGATGCCGACGTCGACAACGACGCCCCCAACGGCACCCCTACTTCTAAGCGCCGCGACACCCACCTCGGCGACGGCTTGCATCGCTTTGTTGTGGACAACCTGTGTGGCGTGCGCGCAGGACGCGGCGAGAACAGCCGCGTGTTGGTGCCACCACAGTTCGATTCCATCTGGCGTTTCGAAGACGGCGTGGCGGCGGTTCTCAAGGACGACAAGCTTGGGCTGATCGATACCAGCGGCCGCCAGTTGATGCCATGCGAGCTGGACGAAGTGTGGAGTTATTCACAGGGTCTGGCGATGGCGCGGGTGGGCGACCAGTTCGGCTTTGTGGATAGATCGGGGGCGTGGGCGATACCCCCCACATTCGAATCGGCGGGCGATTTTTCGCCCGGGGGTTTGGCGCCCGCATACGAAGCCGGGTGCTGGGGCTTGATCGACCGGCGCGGCGCGTGGGCAAGCGCGCCCGTATGGGACGACATCAATTGGGACGACGCGCTGCATGCCTATGTGACCCAACGCGGTGATGGTTGCGGCCTGATCGATGCGCAAGGTCGGCTCGTGCTGGACGCGTTGTACGCCGCGCTGGGGCCTGTGGAGTCGGAGTCCGATCCCGCCGGCCTATGGATAAGCGGTCAGATGCGGATCCGGGTGCTGACCGAGGACGATCAGCGCGGTGTTGTGGACGCCCAGGGCGGAATCGTCGTGCCCGTGGCCTTTACGGATCTGGCCGACATCATCTGGCTACCCGCTTCCAATCCAGTCGACATCACGCCGCCGCCCGCAGGCCAGACCGGCCGCTATCTGCGCGTGCTGCGCTGCGTGGATCACGGGGAATGGGACGAATGGTTCCAAGGCGCCTACGACCTGGTCGAGCGCCGCGAGGCGCTGCCGTGCACGCAGCACCTGGTGTTCGGCCTGATGTGGAAAGACACCTACGGCTGGCTGTGCGCGGTGGCGCCGGAACAGGCCGGCGACCATAGTCCGGATGGCCTGCACATCGGTATCGCACATGCAGACGGCGCGTGGCTGCACGAACCGGTCTATGCGTGGATCGGCGTACCCGAGTCGCTGCGCACGGGGGATGGCGTGCACGGTTGCCCGACGGCGATTGCGCAATGCTGGAGCCAGGGTCAGGCCGTGCCGGCCATGCATGTTGACGGCGCGATGCGCTACTTGCATGCGGACGGGCGGGTGCAGACCGAACCGCTATAG
- a CDS encoding amino acid ABC transporter substrate-binding protein, with translation MKAFAAISVAAALLGSTATAHAEGTSRLDKIRETGVITLGHPETSVPFAYLDGNQKPIGYSVEICQEVVQHIKTTLKLPKLEVRYNPTTSATRIPLLANGTIDLECGNTTNNLARHKLVSFAPTTFVAQVVLVARKDGGVDPNNLESFRGKTIAAQAGGQTFRLISELNAKGNLGITMAPTKDTAETILMVESGRAAGSANDDGIAYGAVASSKNPDAFVIGTKGLEMAPYGIMEPKDDPAFKKVVDDAVVDLMKTGKVAAIYNKYFNSPIPPKQINLKYPMSDALKRALANPTDSGDPKAYE, from the coding sequence ATGAAAGCATTTGCCGCGATCTCCGTTGCTGCCGCCCTGCTGGGCAGCACGGCCACCGCCCACGCCGAAGGCACCAGCCGCCTGGACAAGATCCGCGAAACCGGCGTGATCACGCTCGGCCACCCCGAGACCTCGGTCCCCTTTGCCTATCTCGACGGCAATCAGAAGCCCATCGGCTACTCGGTCGAGATCTGCCAGGAAGTGGTGCAACACATCAAGACCACGCTGAAGCTGCCCAAGCTGGAAGTGCGCTACAACCCGACGACTTCCGCCACGCGCATCCCGCTGCTGGCCAATGGCACCATTGACCTGGAATGCGGCAACACCACCAACAACCTGGCGCGCCACAAGCTGGTGTCGTTCGCGCCCACGACCTTCGTGGCGCAGGTGGTGCTGGTGGCGCGCAAGGACGGCGGTGTGGATCCCAACAATCTGGAATCGTTCCGGGGCAAGACCATCGCCGCGCAAGCCGGCGGCCAGACTTTCCGCCTGATCTCGGAATTGAACGCCAAGGGTAACCTGGGCATCACGATGGCGCCCACCAAGGACACCGCCGAGACCATCCTGATGGTGGAATCGGGCCGTGCCGCCGGGTCGGCCAACGACGACGGCATCGCCTATGGCGCCGTGGCCTCGTCGAAGAATCCGGATGCGTTCGTGATCGGCACCAAGGGCCTGGAAATGGCGCCCTACGGCATCATGGAACCCAAGGACGACCCCGCCTTCAAGAAGGTGGTGGACGACGCCGTGGTGGACCTGATGAAGACCGGCAAGGTCGCGGCGATCTACAACAAGTACTTCAATTCGCCGATTCCCCCGAAGCAGATCAACCTGAAGT
- the gyrB gene encoding DNA topoisomerase (ATP-hydrolyzing) subunit B, producing the protein MSDQQNTTPENSGYGADSIKMLKGLEAVRKRPGMYIGDTSDGTGLHHMVFEVVDNAIDEALAGHCDDIVVTIHTDNSISVTDNGRGIPTDIHKDDEFHRSAAEIVMTELHAGGKFDQNSYKVSGGLHGVGVSCVNALSEWLRLTIRRNGQVHQMEFRQGARVAPLAVTGTTDMRGTEVRFLADPIIFNNIEYHYEILSKRLRELSFLNNGVKIRLVDQRHGKEENFAFSGGVKGFVEYINRAKTVLHPNVFSVSTESAAGGVSVGVEVAMQWNDSYSESVLCFTNNIPQRDGGSHLTGLRAAMTRIINKYIADNELAKKAKVETSGDDMREGLACVLSVKVPEPKFSSQTKDKLVSSEVRPAVEEAVARTLESWLLENPNDAKALCNKIVEAARAREAARKAREMTRRKSVLEGAGLPGKLADCQEKDPALCELYIVEGDSAGGSAKQGRDRKFQAILPLRGKVLNVEKARFDRLIASEQIATLITALGTSIGPDFNVEKLRYHRLIIMTDADVDGAHIRTLLLTLLYRQMPELVQRGYVYIAQPPLYKVKVGREERYLKDDQEEAQFMLQQALKDAEIISGGNIIRGEELTDLASQYVAADGVIARLAKVFDVGALSAMAEGVEINLETAESTADSAKRLAEAMRDPISGNGVDVVPQFDEATERHRLSVQRMHHGNVRVSIIDADFVNGSDYAILSKAAKSFLGKVGTRSLAARGEGEKRKEQTVSDFREAMQWLRSEAERGISKQRYKGLGEMNPEQLWETTMDPKVRRLLRVQIEDAIAADEVFTTLMGDDVEPRRAFIERNALSAGNIDA; encoded by the coding sequence ATGTCAGATCAGCAGAACACCACTCCCGAGAACAGCGGCTACGGCGCAGACTCGATCAAGATGCTCAAGGGGCTGGAGGCCGTGCGCAAGCGCCCCGGCATGTACATCGGCGACACATCCGACGGCACCGGCTTGCACCACATGGTGTTCGAGGTCGTGGATAACGCCATCGACGAAGCCCTGGCCGGCCATTGCGACGACATCGTCGTCACCATCCACACCGACAACTCCATCTCGGTCACCGACAACGGCCGCGGTATCCCCACGGATATCCACAAGGACGACGAATTCCACCGCAGCGCGGCGGAAATCGTGATGACCGAACTGCACGCCGGCGGCAAGTTCGACCAGAACTCATACAAGGTGTCCGGCGGCCTGCACGGCGTGGGCGTGTCTTGCGTGAACGCCCTGTCCGAATGGCTGCGCCTGACCATCCGCCGCAACGGCCAGGTCCACCAGATGGAATTCCGCCAAGGCGCGCGCGTGGCGCCCCTGGCTGTGACCGGCACGACGGACATGCGGGGCACGGAAGTGCGCTTCCTGGCCGACCCGATCATCTTCAACAACATCGAATACCACTACGAGATTCTCTCCAAGCGCTTGCGCGAGCTCTCGTTCCTGAACAACGGCGTGAAGATCCGCCTGGTGGACCAACGCCACGGCAAGGAAGAGAACTTTGCGTTCTCGGGCGGCGTGAAGGGCTTTGTTGAATACATCAACCGCGCCAAGACCGTGCTGCACCCGAACGTGTTTTCGGTCAGCACCGAATCGGCCGCCGGTGGCGTGTCGGTGGGCGTGGAAGTGGCGATGCAGTGGAACGACAGCTACAGCGAAAGCGTGCTGTGCTTCACCAACAACATCCCCCAGCGCGACGGCGGTTCGCACCTGACCGGCCTGCGCGCGGCGATGACCCGCATCATCAACAAGTACATCGCCGACAACGAACTGGCCAAGAAGGCCAAGGTGGAAACGTCCGGCGACGACATGCGCGAAGGCCTGGCCTGCGTGCTGTCGGTGAAGGTGCCCGAGCCCAAGTTCAGCAGCCAGACGAAGGACAAGCTGGTGTCCAGCGAAGTGCGTCCGGCCGTGGAAGAAGCCGTGGCCCGCACGCTGGAAAGCTGGCTGCTTGAGAACCCGAACGACGCCAAGGCGTTGTGCAACAAGATCGTGGAAGCCGCCCGCGCGCGCGAAGCCGCGCGCAAGGCCCGCGAAATGACGCGGCGCAAGAGCGTGCTGGAAGGCGCCGGCCTGCCCGGCAAGCTGGCCGACTGCCAGGAAAAAGATCCGGCGCTGTGCGAGCTGTACATCGTCGAGGGTGACTCCGCAGGCGGCTCGGCCAAGCAAGGCCGCGACCGCAAGTTCCAGGCCATCCTGCCGCTGCGCGGCAAGGTGCTGAACGTAGAGAAGGCGCGTTTCGACCGCCTGATCGCCAGCGAACAGATCGCCACGCTGATCACGGCGCTGGGCACCAGCATCGGCCCCGATTTCAACGTGGAAAAGCTGCGCTACCACCGCCTCATCATCATGACTGACGCGGACGTTGACGGCGCGCACATCCGCACCCTGCTGCTGACGCTCCTGTATCGCCAGATGCCGGAACTCGTGCAGCGCGGCTATGTGTATATCGCTCAACCGCCGCTGTACAAGGTGAAGGTTGGCCGCGAAGAGCGCTATCTGAAGGATGACCAGGAAGAAGCGCAGTTCATGCTGCAACAGGCCCTGAAGGATGCCGAGATCATCTCGGGCGGCAACATCATCCGCGGCGAAGAGCTGACCGACCTGGCCAGCCAGTACGTGGCGGCCGACGGCGTCATTGCACGCCTGGCGAAGGTGTTCGACGTGGGCGCCTTGTCGGCCATGGCCGAAGGCGTGGAAATCAACCTGGAAACGGCAGAGTCGACCGCGGATTCCGCCAAGCGTCTGGCCGAGGCCATGCGCGACCCGATCAGCGGCAACGGCGTGGACGTGGTGCCGCAGTTTGACGAAGCCACCGAACGCCATCGCCTGTCGGTGCAGCGCATGCACCACGGCAACGTGCGCGTCAGCATCATCGACGCCGACTTCGTCAACGGTTCCGATTACGCCATCCTGTCCAAGGCCGCCAAGAGCTTCCTGGGCAAGGTGGGCACGCGCTCGCTGGCCGCGCGGGGCGAAGGCGAAAAGCGCAAGGAACAGACGGTGTCCGACTTCCGCGAAGCCATGCAATGGCTGCGCAGCGAAGCCGAACGCGGCATCTCCAAGCAGCGCTATAAGGGCCTGGGTGAAATGAACCCGGAACAGTTGTGGGAAACCACGATGGACCCGAAGGTGCGCCGCCTGCTGCGCGTGCAGATCGAAGACGCCATCGCGGCGGACGAAGTCTTCACGACGCTGATGGGCGACGACGTGGAACCGCGCCGCGCGTTCATCGAACGCAACGCGCTGTCGGCGGGCAATATCGACGCGTAA
- a CDS encoding ribonuclease P protein component, with product MPRSTLPPEARLHRPSEFAAALKGRRLARGALFIVTSAPNDLPPGQDACARLGLIIAKRFAAHASTRNAIKRVIREAFRHRRLALPAKDYVVRLHSKVAPTTLTSLKRLVRAEVDAHFDRIAR from the coding sequence ATGCCGCGCTCCACGCTTCCCCCGGAGGCGCGGTTGCATCGCCCCTCCGAGTTCGCCGCTGCCCTCAAAGGCCGGCGTCTTGCTCGAGGGGCGTTATTCATTGTGACGTCCGCTCCCAATGATCTGCCCCCCGGCCAGGATGCCTGTGCCCGGCTGGGTCTCATCATCGCCAAGCGGTTCGCCGCCCACGCCAGTACGCGCAACGCCATCAAGCGGGTCATCCGCGAAGCGTTCCGCCACCGGCGCCTGGCGCTGCCGGCCAAGGATTACGTCGTGCGCTTGCATAGCAAAGTCGCTCCCACCACGCTTACCTCGCTTAAACGCTTGGTCAGAGCCGAAGTGGACGCTCACTTTGATCGGATTGCGCGATGA
- a CDS encoding LysR substrate-binding domain-containing protein: MAIPRMGLRHIEAFRAVMMTGSMTAAARRVHTSQPHVSRLIAQLEAITQFPLFDRNGSRLSPTQDGSRFFQEVEKTFIGLAGLESAAASIRSFSASRLSVAAMPRLAGGMLARIVAAFKTEYPDVMVSIHSGNASAVHNWISSGFCDTGLAMLSGDSPGIQVEPVMTMNCVAVLPKGHRLTKLKKLKPADFAGEPFIAFPSATPLREKIDAVFKSAKVERQTVAEAGLGSSVCALVGAGLGVALINPLAAREEYEANGVEVRPFSPAVPVTVALLYPPYHTRTRLVSVFSRYAHQLMNEEMADLKARPPR, encoded by the coding sequence ATGGCCATTCCACGGATGGGCTTAAGACACATCGAGGCCTTTCGAGCCGTCATGATGACCGGCTCGATGACGGCCGCCGCGCGGCGCGTGCATACCTCGCAGCCGCACGTTAGCCGCTTAATTGCGCAATTGGAAGCCATCACCCAGTTTCCCTTGTTCGATCGCAATGGCAGCCGCCTGAGCCCCACACAGGACGGCTCGCGCTTCTTTCAAGAGGTGGAAAAAACCTTTATTGGCCTGGCCGGCCTGGAGTCGGCGGCGGCCAGCATCCGCTCGTTCAGCGCCAGCCGCCTGAGCGTGGCGGCCATGCCACGGCTGGCGGGCGGCATGCTGGCGCGCATCGTCGCGGCCTTCAAGACCGAGTACCCCGACGTGATGGTGTCCATCCATTCGGGCAACGCCAGCGCGGTGCACAACTGGATCAGTTCGGGCTTTTGCGACACGGGGCTGGCCATGCTGTCGGGCGACAGCCCCGGCATCCAGGTCGAACCCGTGATGACGATGAACTGCGTGGCGGTGCTACCCAAGGGGCACCGCCTGACCAAGCTGAAAAAGCTCAAGCCCGCCGACTTCGCGGGCGAACCCTTCATCGCCTTTCCCAGCGCCACGCCGCTGCGCGAAAAGATCGACGCCGTCTTCAAGTCCGCCAAGGTGGAACGGCAGACGGTGGCCGAAGCGGGCCTGGGGTCATCGGTGTGCGCGCTGGTGGGCGCGGGCCTGGGCGTGGCGCTGATCAACCCCTTGGCCGCGCGCGAAGAGTACGAGGCCAACGGCGTTGAAGTCCGCCCGTTCAGCCCGGCGGTGCCGGTGACGGTGGCCTTGCTGTATCCGCCGTATCACACGCGCACGCGGCTGGTCAGCGTGTTCTCGCGCTACGCGCATCAGCTGATGAATGAAGAGATGGCGGATCTGAAGGCGCGGCCGCCACGGTGA
- a CDS encoding virulence RhuM family protein produces MNAELVLYTTPDGDAQFFLRAENGTVWLTQLELAELFQTTKQNISLHVRNVLAEGELQEDSVVKQDLTTAADGKRYRTQQYNLDMILAIGYRVKSPRGTQFRQWATTHLKEFLVKGFVMDDERLKDASRWDYFDEQLARIRDIRTSEKRFYQKIRDLFALSVDYADDPAATGLFYAEVQNKMFYAVTRHTAAELVVRRADPSQPNMALLSWKQGRVRKADVIVAKNYLNAEELDDFNRIASMFMDFAELRAKKRQNLRMADWRTYVDSFIEFNESPLLKGAGKMSHKAMTTIVYDRYEQFDAARRKEEALAADREDLKELERVEKMLNSRERGSKGTTDGA; encoded by the coding sequence ATGAATGCCGAACTTGTCCTCTATACAACGCCGGACGGAGACGCTCAGTTCTTCTTGCGTGCTGAAAACGGCACCGTTTGGCTGACCCAACTTGAGCTGGCCGAGTTATTCCAGACGACAAAGCAGAACATCAGCCTGCACGTGCGCAATGTGCTGGCAGAGGGGGAGCTTCAGGAGGATTCAGTTGTCAAGCAAGACTTGACAACTGCCGCCGACGGCAAGCGCTACCGCACGCAGCAATACAACCTGGACATGATTCTGGCGATCGGCTACCGCGTGAAGTCGCCGCGAGGGACGCAGTTCCGTCAATGGGCCACCACCCATCTAAAGGAGTTCCTGGTCAAGGGCTTCGTCATGGACGACGAACGCCTGAAGGACGCGAGCCGCTGGGATTATTTTGATGAGCAGCTTGCACGCATCCGGGACATCCGAACGTCGGAGAAGCGCTTCTATCAGAAGATCCGGGATCTGTTTGCTCTGTCTGTGGACTACGCCGACGACCCTGCAGCGACGGGTCTGTTTTATGCGGAAGTGCAGAACAAGATGTTCTACGCGGTGACGCGGCACACGGCGGCCGAGCTAGTGGTGCGGCGTGCCGATCCCTCTCAGCCCAACATGGCGCTGCTGTCCTGGAAGCAAGGGCGAGTGCGGAAGGCAGATGTGATCGTGGCGAAGAACTATCTGAATGCTGAAGAGCTGGACGACTTCAACCGCATCGCGAGCATGTTCATGGACTTTGCAGAGCTGCGCGCAAAAAAGCGGCAGAACCTGCGCATGGCGGATTGGCGTACATATGTGGACAGCTTTATCGAGTTCAACGAGAGCCCGCTATTGAAGGGGGCGGGAAAGATGAGCCACAAGGCGATGACGACGATTGTGTATGACCGGTACGAGCAATTCGATGCCGCGCGGCGGAAGGAAGAGGCTTTGGCGGCGGATCGGGAAGATTTGAAGGAGTTGGAGCGGGTGGAGAAAATGTTGAATAGCCGGGAACGTGGTTCAAAAGGGACGACCGATGGTGCCTAG
- the rpmH gene encoding 50S ribosomal protein L34, with protein MKRTYQPSVTRRKRTHGFRVRMKTRAGRAILNARRAKGRKRLAV; from the coding sequence ATGAAACGTACCTACCAACCTTCCGTCACCCGCCGCAAGCGCACCCATGGCTTTCGCGTGCGCATGAAAACCCGCGCTGGCCGCGCCATCCTGAACGCCCGCCGCGCCAAGGGCCGCAAGCGTCTGGCTGTCTAA